In one window of Polyangia bacterium DNA:
- the hscB gene encoding Fe-S protein assembly co-chaperone HscB — MICWSCEKAAGGGMECAHCGALQPADPGADFFSVMGVERRFDVDLAVLEQRYRELTRKLHPDRFARADARARRASLGRSVQLNEAWRALKDPVRRAEYLLQLLTAGKSKPETAPPALLVEILELRQELGEARLEGDDAKVQAMAQTMRARAEEAMNRVATLLSGATLPSTEAQAAASGELVAVRYYRRFLDEVAVHDESVAAQAEGASHG; from the coding sequence GTGATTTGCTGGTCTTGTGAAAAGGCCGCCGGGGGCGGCATGGAGTGCGCGCACTGCGGGGCGTTGCAGCCGGCTGATCCCGGGGCGGACTTTTTTTCGGTGATGGGCGTCGAGCGCCGCTTTGACGTTGATCTCGCTGTGCTGGAGCAGCGTTACCGCGAGCTGACCCGCAAGCTGCACCCGGATCGCTTCGCGCGGGCGGACGCGCGGGCCCGGCGGGCGTCGCTGGGTCGCAGCGTTCAGTTGAACGAAGCGTGGCGGGCCCTGAAAGATCCCGTCCGCCGCGCGGAGTATTTGCTGCAGTTGCTGACGGCGGGCAAAAGCAAGCCGGAGACGGCGCCGCCCGCGCTGCTGGTGGAGATCTTGGAGCTGCGGCAGGAGCTGGGCGAGGCGCGTCTGGAAGGGGACGACGCCAAGGTGCAAGCGATGGCCCAGACCATGCGCGCGCGCGCTGAGGAGGCGATGAATCGGGTGGCGACGTTGCTGTCTGGCGCGACACTGCCGTCGACGGAAGCGCAGGCGGCCGCGTCGGGCGAACTGGTGGCGGTCCGTTATTACCGGCGTTTTCTCGACGAGGTGGCGGTGCACGACGAATCGGTGGCCGCGCAAGCGGAGGGCGCGTCCCATGGTTGA
- a CDS encoding iron-sulfur cluster assembly accessory protein, producing MAIAVTERAIVAIRKAAEGRASAPKGLRVGIRGGGCTGFSYLFEWADNEPRPEDKVLSFEDGKVRVFIDPKSFVFLDGSTLEYATSMMARGFKFTNPNVKGTCGCGESVQF from the coding sequence ATGGCCATCGCAGTCACAGAGCGCGCCATCGTGGCGATTCGAAAAGCGGCCGAAGGGCGCGCCAGCGCGCCCAAGGGTTTGCGCGTCGGCATTCGCGGCGGCGGCTGCACCGGTTTTTCGTATCTCTTCGAATGGGCCGACAACGAGCCGCGTCCGGAAGACAAAGTCCTGTCGTTCGAAGACGGCAAGGTGCGGGTGTTCATTGACCCGAAGAGCTTTGTGTTCCTGGACGGATCGACGCTGGAGTACGCCACGTCGATGATGGCGCGCGGGTTCAAGTTCACCAACCCCAACGTCAAGGGCACCTGCGGTTGCGGGGAAAGCGTGCAGTTCTAG
- the iscU gene encoding Fe-S cluster assembly scaffold IscU has translation MAYSEKVLEHYENPRNVGSFDKNDPSVGTGLVGAPACGDVMKLQLKISDEGVIEDAKFKTFGCGSAIASSSLATEWVKGMTIDQAMAIKNTQIVEELNLPPVKIHCSVLAEDAIKGAIADYKAKRAARAGKTESAV, from the coding sequence ATGGCGTATAGCGAAAAAGTCCTGGAGCATTACGAGAACCCCCGCAACGTGGGCAGCTTTGACAAGAACGATCCCAGCGTCGGGACCGGCCTGGTCGGCGCGCCGGCGTGCGGCGACGTGATGAAGCTGCAGCTCAAGATCAGCGATGAAGGCGTCATCGAGGACGCCAAGTTCAAGACCTTCGGCTGCGGGTCGGCTATCGCCTCGTCGTCGCTGGCCACCGAATGGGTCAAGGGCATGACCATCGATCAAGCGATGGCCATCAAGAACACGCAGATCGTCGAGGAATTGAATCTACCGCCGGTGAAGATCCACTGCTCGGTGCTGGCGGAGGACGCCATCAAGGGCGCCATCGCCGACTACAAGGCCAAGCGGGCGGCGCGCGCCGGCAAGACGGAATCGGCGGTCTAA